A genomic segment from Nostoc sp. ATCC 53789 encodes:
- a CDS encoding GMC family oxidoreductase N-terminal domain-containing protein, producing the protein MNFEHTFDYIIVGAGAAGCVIAYRLIKNLGCSVLLLEAGNPDNNPAIHNTDMQSMTSLWGSNADWGYSTEPEPSLGDRRISIAQGKVLGGGTSINAMMYIRGNRRDYDRWKYLGNEGWSYQEVLSYFKKSEDYEGGESAYHGVGGPLHVINYRNPAPVSQAFVSAAMELGYAGNGWDCNGEQQENGAFFYQSTRTQDNRRCSTAVAFLRPIFGHPTFTVATNAQVTRLLFAKQRAIGVEYLQDGNFHQVKAESEVILSCGAFESPKLLMLSGVGSAEHLQAHGIPLIVDLPGVGKNLQDHLLFGVGYRCKQEQPVPNLLSEAGLFTYTNSNIDLSTNSPNLQFFFGPVQFVEPQYRVDSPGFTFAPILVQPQSRGTVSLISNNPKDLAVLRPNYLQSEADLDVLIRGVELSRELVNTRPFDEFRGEELAPGIAVTGKAELRAYICQVASTVWHPVGTCKMGGDNDAVVNPLLQVYGVEGLRVADASIMPTITSGNTNAPTIAIAEKAADMIIAAR; encoded by the coding sequence ATGAATTTCGAACATACATTTGATTACATTATTGTAGGCGCTGGTGCGGCTGGTTGTGTTATTGCTTACCGACTGATTAAAAATTTGGGTTGTAGCGTTTTGTTACTGGAAGCAGGTAATCCAGATAATAACCCTGCCATCCACAATACAGATATGCAATCGATGACTTCTCTGTGGGGTTCTAATGCAGATTGGGGGTATTCAACTGAACCAGAACCAAGTTTAGGTGATCGCCGCATCTCGATTGCTCAAGGCAAGGTTTTGGGTGGCGGGACTTCGATCAATGCCATGATGTATATTCGGGGCAATCGTCGCGATTATGATCGCTGGAAATATTTGGGAAATGAAGGTTGGAGTTACCAAGAAGTTTTATCATATTTCAAGAAGTCGGAAGATTATGAAGGCGGAGAATCTGCCTACCACGGAGTAGGTGGTCCTTTACACGTCATTAACTATCGCAATCCTGCACCTGTATCTCAGGCTTTCGTATCAGCAGCGATGGAATTAGGTTATGCGGGTAATGGGTGGGACTGCAACGGCGAACAACAGGAAAATGGCGCATTTTTCTATCAATCCACTCGCACTCAAGACAATCGGCGTTGCAGTACGGCTGTTGCTTTTCTCAGACCAATTTTCGGACACCCTACTTTTACAGTAGCAACTAACGCGCAAGTCACTCGGCTTTTATTCGCTAAACAACGAGCTATTGGAGTGGAATATCTGCAAGACGGCAACTTTCACCAAGTTAAAGCTGAATCGGAAGTCATTCTGAGTTGTGGTGCATTTGAATCTCCTAAACTGCTGATGCTTTCCGGTGTTGGATCTGCTGAACATTTGCAAGCTCATGGTATTCCCCTGATAGTAGATTTACCAGGAGTTGGCAAAAATCTGCAAGATCATTTACTATTTGGAGTCGGATATAGGTGCAAGCAAGAACAACCCGTACCTAACCTTCTTTCTGAAGCAGGTTTGTTTACTTACACCAACAGTAACATCGATTTAAGTACAAACTCACCTAATCTGCAATTCTTTTTTGGTCCTGTACAATTTGTAGAACCCCAGTATCGAGTAGATAGCCCTGGTTTTACTTTCGCACCAATTTTAGTCCAACCGCAAAGCCGAGGTACTGTCTCTTTAATATCTAACAATCCCAAAGATTTAGCCGTCCTGCGTCCTAATTATTTACAATCTGAAGCCGATCTCGATGTTTTAATTCGAGGAGTTGAATTATCTAGAGAATTAGTCAATACCCGTCCCTTTGATGAATTTCGAGGTGAAGAATTAGCCCCAGGAATTGCTGTAACTGGCAAAGCGGAATTAAGGGCATATATCTGTCAAGTTGCTTCCACTGTTTGGCATCCAGTTGGGACTTGCAAAATGGGAGGCGATAACGATGCTGTTGTCAATCCTTTGCTTCAGGTTTATGGAGTAGAAGGACTGCGAGTTGCAGATGCTTCAATTATGCCGACGATTACTAGCGGTAACACTAATGCTCCTACCATCGCGATCGCTGAAAAAGCAGCGGATATGATTATTGCCGCTCGGTAG
- a CDS encoding GMC family oxidoreductase N-terminal domain-containing protein yields the protein MTDNFDFIIVGSGAAGATVGYRLSEFPDAKILILEAGGTQMLEAIEVPYRWNELLLTEIDWAYMSVPQPGLANRQIYSAAGKLIGGTSNIYHMIHTRGKASDFADWAYNGCSGWSFKEVLPYFQKLENQEDDTNPTAGRGGPINVIDAKYEGNPTSQAFIDACVELGYPYVKDFNAEDFGVGWHHVDIKNGRRAGVRTAYLEPALTRPNVSLSSSSQATKLLIEKNRCVGVEYQQDGVLKTARASQEVIVCAGAIQSPKLLLLSGIGNPEQLQQFNIPTVVNLPGVGENFHDHPLIIGPMGMMSEPGADPKGNMTEVALFWKSEASMLVPDLEICLVHRAPFGESFFGNVIQRLQTNQPIASVSQLVDPRIILALPGLVRPLSRGWVRLASSDPMANPLINANYGAERSDIDRMVTMVKIAREIYQTKAFAKLGLTEINPGPEVNNKEALRNWVINNIGSYYHYVGSCKMGIDRMAVVDSQLKVYGVEGLRVADASVMPSIPSSNPHTSIVMIGERVADFIKQQF from the coding sequence GTGACAGATAATTTTGATTTTATTATTGTCGGTTCGGGTGCAGCAGGTGCAACTGTTGGCTATCGTTTGAGTGAATTTCCTGATGCCAAAATCTTAATTTTAGAAGCTGGCGGCACTCAGATGTTGGAAGCAATTGAGGTTCCCTATCGCTGGAATGAGTTATTATTAACCGAAATTGATTGGGCTTACATGAGCGTTCCCCAGCCAGGGCTTGCTAACAGACAAATCTATTCTGCGGCTGGCAAACTTATCGGTGGAACTTCCAATATTTATCACATGATTCATACCAGAGGTAAAGCCTCTGATTTCGCTGATTGGGCTTACAATGGTTGTTCTGGTTGGTCTTTTAAAGAAGTACTTCCCTATTTTCAAAAACTAGAAAATCAGGAAGACGACACCAACCCTACTGCGGGTAGAGGTGGTCCAATTAATGTCATTGATGCCAAATACGAAGGCAACCCAACTTCACAAGCTTTCATCGATGCCTGTGTAGAACTGGGATATCCTTACGTCAAAGATTTTAATGCCGAGGATTTTGGCGTTGGTTGGCATCATGTAGATATTAAAAACGGCAGACGCGCTGGAGTCAGAACTGCATATTTAGAACCAGCTTTAACTCGACCTAACGTAAGTTTAAGTAGCAGTTCCCAAGCTACAAAACTGTTGATAGAAAAAAATCGTTGTGTGGGAGTCGAGTATCAGCAGGATGGAGTTTTAAAAACTGCTAGAGCCAGTCAAGAAGTGATTGTTTGTGCTGGTGCAATTCAATCGCCAAAATTATTGCTGCTTTCTGGTATCGGCAATCCAGAACAGCTCCAACAATTCAATATACCCACCGTAGTAAATCTACCAGGTGTAGGAGAAAATTTTCACGACCATCCACTAATTATCGGTCCTATGGGCATGATGTCTGAACCAGGAGCAGATCCCAAGGGTAACATGACTGAGGTTGCCTTATTTTGGAAATCTGAAGCATCAATGCTGGTTCCCGATTTAGAAATTTGTCTGGTTCATCGCGCCCCATTTGGTGAATCATTTTTCGGTAACGTGATCCAGCGTCTTCAAACTAATCAACCAATTGCGTCAGTGAGTCAGTTAGTCGATCCGAGAATCATTTTGGCACTACCTGGTTTAGTACGCCCGTTATCACGTGGGTGGGTGCGTTTGGCAAGTAGCGATCCTATGGCTAATCCTCTGATTAATGCCAATTATGGAGCAGAAAGATCGGATATTGATCGCATGGTAACTATGGTGAAAATAGCACGCGAGATTTATCAAACTAAAGCCTTTGCTAAATTGGGTTTGACAGAAATAAACCCAGGTCCAGAAGTCAACAACAAAGAAGCACTAAGAAATTGGGTTATTAACAATATAGGTTCTTACTACCACTACGTAGGGTCTTGCAAAATGGGTATTGACCGTATGGCAGTTGTAGACTCGCAACTGAAAGTTTACGGTGTAGAAGGATTGCGTGTAGCTGATGCTTCAGTAATGCCCTCTATACCCTCATCCAACCCCCACACATCAATCGTCATGATTGGCGAGAGAGTAGCAGATTTTATCAAACAGCAATTTTAA
- a CDS encoding alpha/beta fold hydrolase, with the protein MPEQTEIFDLGNFQLSTGFILPNAKLAYKTHGNLNAAKDNAILFPHFLGGAPEALEIFIGENRPLDPRQYFIILPGLLGNGVSSSPSNTAPPFDRGAFPQTHIADDVIAQQRLVTEKFGIDELYLVLGWSVGALQTYEWAVRFPHMVKRAASIAGAPKPSPWTVLWLRTAIEEPLLSDLAWNNGFYTDPQAVQAGLRRQAHVMALTLPPLGFYREGEEVWRTIGFASLDDFVSRFWEAFMLPQDPNNLINQSRKTRAADPSAGSDLSAALSQIKAQMFVVAFTGDRMFPPEECKRDADRIPNAKYWEVNSIGGHLTTFALTEQDRQAMDDVLRQVLTA; encoded by the coding sequence ATGCCGGAACAAACAGAAATCTTCGATCTAGGGAACTTCCAACTATCAACCGGATTCATCCTTCCAAATGCCAAATTGGCGTACAAAACCCACGGAAACTTGAACGCAGCGAAAGACAATGCAATTCTATTTCCACATTTTTTAGGTGGTGCGCCAGAAGCTCTAGAAATCTTTATTGGCGAGAACCGTCCGTTAGATCCGCGCCAATACTTCATCATCTTACCTGGGCTGCTCGGCAACGGTGTCTCGTCCTCACCCAGCAACACAGCACCACCATTCGATAGAGGAGCCTTCCCACAAACTCATATCGCTGATGACGTAATCGCTCAACAGCGGCTCGTAACTGAGAAATTCGGAATTGACGAACTGTATTTAGTTCTCGGCTGGTCTGTAGGCGCACTTCAAACTTATGAGTGGGCAGTCCGCTTTCCCCATATGGTCAAGCGTGCTGCTTCGATCGCAGGCGCTCCCAAGCCTTCACCTTGGACTGTTCTGTGGTTGCGTACGGCAATTGAGGAGCCGCTCTTATCCGATCTAGCTTGGAACAACGGCTTCTACACCGATCCCCAGGCTGTGCAAGCCGGATTGCGCCGTCAAGCACACGTCATGGCCCTGACACTACCACCGCTCGGATTCTACCGTGAAGGCGAGGAAGTCTGGCGTACTATTGGCTTTGCTTCCCTGGACGACTTTGTTTCTCGCTTCTGGGAAGCTTTTATGCTCCCCCAAGACCCCAACAATTTGATTAATCAATCGCGCAAGACTCGTGCCGCAGACCCCAGCGCTGGCAGCGATTTGTCCGCCGCACTGAGCCAAATCAAAGCACAAATGTTCGTGGTTGCTTTCACTGGTGATCGGATGTTTCCGCCTGAAGAATGCAAGCGAGATGCTGACAGGATTCCCAACGCCAAATATTGGGAAGTTAACAGCATCGGCGGTCACTTGACAACATTCGCCCTGACCGAGCAAGACAGACAGGCAATGGACGATGTTCTACGGCAAGTGCTAACAGCTTAA